The DNA sequence CCTGTTCCCCAATATGCGGGTGCTGCGGAACATCACCGAGGCCCCGGTGCACGTACTGGGCCTGAACAAGGACGAGGCCGAGACCCGCGCCCGGGAGTTGCTCGACCTGGTCGGGCTCGGCGACAAATGCGACGCGTACCCGACGCAGCTGTCCGGCGGACAGCAGCAGCGGGTGGCGATCGCCCGCGCGCTGGCGATGCGGCCGCAGGTGATGCTGCTGGACGAGGTGACCTCGGCGCTGGACCCGGAGCTGGTGGCCGGGGTGCTGGATGTGCTGCGTGACATCGCTCACACGACGGACATCACCATGCTCTGCGTCACCCATGAGATGAACTTCGCCCGGGACATCTCCGACGACGTGCTGATGTTCGACGCGGGCCGGGTGATCGAGTCCGGACCGCCGGAGAAGATCTTCACCGAGCCGGAGCACGAGCGGACGAGGGAGTTCCTGAGCGCCGTTCTCTAGATCGCGGTTCTCGGGATCACCCGGCCCCTGCCGGGTGCCGGCCGGCACGCCCCCGCGAGCCCCTCGCGGGGGCGTGCTCACGTCATATGCCAGGCAAATACGCCCCTGTTGAACGGGGTCGCGGCGCCTCGGCAATATCCGCAACACCCGGCCCCGGCACGGCGCTTGGCGGTTATCGTGATACAAAGCCAGGCCAACCTGCGAGGGGGAAACCGTGGCGCTCAGACCCGAGCCGACCACGCCGTTCCACTCGGTGCAGCATGCCCTCCGGATCCTGGAGGTC is a window from the Streptomyces luomodiensis genome containing:
- the ehuA gene encoding ectoine/hydroxyectoine ABC transporter ATP-binding protein EhuA, whose protein sequence is MDGSELIRFDQVTKRFGSNTVLDNLDFSVSSGKHVTLIGPSGSGKTTILRLLMTLIKPDEGTIKVDGDYLTHEDKGGALVPAGEKHTREVRKKIGMVFQQFNLFPNMRVLRNITEAPVHVLGLNKDEAETRARELLDLVGLGDKCDAYPTQLSGGQQQRVAIARALAMRPQVMLLDEVTSALDPELVAGVLDVLRDIAHTTDITMLCVTHEMNFARDISDDVLMFDAGRVIESGPPEKIFTEPEHERTREFLSAVL